In Brevundimonas subvibrioides, a genomic segment contains:
- a CDS encoding helix-turn-helix domain-containing protein codes for MDVSADRKLFLGARVKRLRRDRGLTQTAMAGDLGVSPSYLNHIERNQRPVSAQLLLRLADAYDVDLRTLGQTGVAGEADLAEVLADPLFKGLEVPRHELVQLVDDAPGAAEAIVRLYRAFAEQRDKTRAALIEGGQAADAPSPADWVRDHVQSRANYFPELDGLGETLHAALDPNMTGEGCEALARVRLATRHNLAVKVMPAEVMVEWTRRFDPHRRRLLLSETLDHSSRAFAIAYQLALAEHDAGLNALADAARPPDATTRALLKVSLTNTLAAAILMPYAAFQRMAEATGYDIARLQTRFAVSFEQVAHRLTTLSRPTARGVPFFLMRVDQAGNVSKRYAAGAFPFARFGGACPRWRLHSAFRTPERLVTQIIETPDGRRWFTLARTVDRQGHDGFGERYDLAIGLGCELKDAHRLVYARGLDLTAPEVTPIGPACRLCHRHPCAERAAPPVDRVLAVDDWSKSVSPYPFGAA; via the coding sequence GCGCGACCGGGGCCTGACCCAGACGGCCATGGCCGGGGACCTCGGCGTCTCCCCCAGCTATCTGAACCATATCGAGCGCAACCAGAGGCCGGTCTCGGCCCAGCTGCTGCTGCGGCTGGCCGATGCCTATGACGTCGACCTGCGGACACTGGGCCAGACGGGGGTGGCGGGCGAGGCGGACCTGGCGGAGGTGCTGGCCGATCCCCTGTTCAAGGGGCTGGAGGTGCCGCGCCACGAGCTGGTGCAGCTGGTCGACGACGCGCCCGGGGCCGCCGAGGCGATCGTTCGGCTGTACCGGGCCTTTGCCGAGCAGCGCGACAAGACGCGGGCCGCCCTGATCGAGGGCGGACAGGCCGCGGACGCCCCCTCCCCCGCCGACTGGGTGCGCGACCATGTGCAGTCCCGCGCCAACTATTTCCCCGAACTGGACGGGCTGGGCGAGACCCTGCACGCGGCGTTGGATCCGAACATGACCGGCGAGGGGTGCGAGGCGCTGGCACGGGTCCGGCTGGCCACGCGACACAATCTGGCGGTCAAGGTCATGCCGGCCGAGGTGATGGTGGAATGGACCCGCCGGTTCGATCCCCACCGGCGACGGCTGCTGCTGTCGGAGACCCTGGACCATTCCTCGCGCGCCTTCGCCATCGCCTACCAGCTGGCCCTGGCCGAGCATGACGCCGGGCTGAACGCCCTGGCCGACGCGGCCCGGCCGCCGGATGCGACGACGCGGGCCCTGCTGAAGGTGTCGCTGACCAACACCCTGGCCGCCGCCATCCTGATGCCCTACGCCGCCTTCCAGAGGATGGCCGAGGCGACCGGCTATGACATCGCCCGGCTGCAGACCCGGTTCGCCGTCTCGTTCGAACAGGTCGCGCATCGCCTGACGACCCTGTCGCGCCCGACCGCGCGGGGGGTGCCCTTCTTCCTGATGCGGGTCGATCAGGCGGGCAACGTGTCCAAACGCTATGCCGCCGGCGCCTTTCCGTTCGCGCGGTTCGGCGGAGCCTGTCCCCGGTGGCGGCTGCATTCGGCGTTTCGCACGCCGGAACGACTGGTCACACAGATCATCGAGACGCCGGACGGCCGACGCTGGTTCACCCTGGCCCGCACCGTCGATCGCCAGGGGCACGACGGGTTTGGCGAACGCTATGACCTGGCCATCGGCCTCGGGTGCGAGCTGAAGGACGCGCATCGGCTGGTCTATGCGCGCGGGCTGGACCTGACGGCCCCCGAGGTCACGCCTATCGGCCCCGCGTGCCGCCTGTGCCACCGCCACCCCTGCGCCGAGCGCGCCGCCCCGCCGGTGGACCGGGTTCTGGCCGTCGACGACTGGTCCAAATCGGTCAGCCCCTATCCGTTCGGGGCGGCGTAA